From a single Nicotiana tomentosiformis chromosome 2, ASM39032v3, whole genome shotgun sequence genomic region:
- the LOC104101197 gene encoding senescence-specific cysteine protease SAG39: protein MAMKINLISVLILFFVVGMYKSHATARNLQPAELSVSERHELWMARHGRVYKDEAEKGKRLMIFKENMQFIESVNRAGNLSYKLGINEFADITSEEFFARYTGLNMPSHLPSSPISSTEFKINDLTDDMPSNLDWREKGAVTEVKQQGHCGCCWAFSAVGALEGAYQIATGQKVELSEQELLDCTTNNNGCNGGFMTNAFEFIIQNGGISTESDYPYETQQDTCRSQELTPAVKISSYQVVPESETALLQAVTQQPVSIGISASQEFQFYQGGTYQGSCADRINHAVTAIGYGTDEQGQNYWLLKNSWGTSWGENGFMRIIRGTGGHCDITKLSSYPVI, encoded by the exons ATGGCTATGAAAATCAATTTGATCAGTGTTCTAATATTGTTCTTTGTAGTTGGCATGTACAAATCTCATGCAACTGCTCGAAACCTGCAGCCAGCTGAATTGTCTGTGTCTGAGAGACACGAGCTGTGGATGGCACGTCATGGACGAGTTTACAAGGATGAAGCAGAAAAAGGAAAACGACTCATGATATTTAAAGAAAACATGCAATTCATTGAGTCAGTCAATAGGGCAGGAAATCTGTCTTATAAGTTAGGCATCAATGAATTTGCTGATATTACTTCAGAAGAGTTTTTTGCCAGGTATACTGGATTAAACATGCCTTCACACCTTCCATCTTCTCCAATATCGTCGACGGAATTCAAGATTAATGATCTAACTGATGACATGCCGTCTAACTTGGATTGGAGAGAGAAAGGAGCTGTCACTGAAGTGAAGCAGCAAGGTCACTGTG GATGTTGCTGGGCATTCTCTGCAGTTGGAGCACTAGAAGGAGCATACCAAATTGCAACAGGCCAAAAGGTGGAACTTTCTGAGCAAGAACTTCTCGATTGCACCACCAATAACAATGGCTGCAACGGAGGATTTATGACCAATGCATTTGAGTTCATCATACAAAATGGTGGAATTTCCACTGAATCAGACTACCCTTATGAAACGCAACAAGACACATGCAGAAGCCAAGAGCTCACACCAGCAGTTAAAATAAGTAGCTATCAAGTTGTGCCTGAAAGTGAAACAGCATTATTGCAAGCCGTAACTCAACAACCAGTGTCAATTGGAATTTCTGCTAGCCAAGAGTTCCAATTCTACCAAGGAGGAACTTATCAAGGAAGTTGCGCAGATCGAATTAACCATGCTGTTACAGCGATAGGATATGGTACTGATGAACAAGGTCAAAATTATTGGTTATTGAAGAATTCATGGGGAACATCTTGGGGTGAGAATGGATTCATGAGAATTATAAGAGGTACTGGAGGTCACTGTGACATCACCAAGTTGTCTTCTTATCCAGTCATTTAA